The Nostoc cf. commune SO-36 genomic sequence CATGATTATTACGATGTGCCATTGATGTACCGTTTATTTACTGGAACAACATCGTCACTACGTCGCCTGTTCCGCTACAAAGATATTGAGATTGGCTGGCATGGATCATACCAAGGTAATGCTTACGCACGGGCATTTATGGACTATACAGGGGCGATCGCTTCCCACAAGAGTTAGAACGTCATTTAGATCGGCACTATACTGCTAAGACCGACACAGGGCGCTGTTTGCGTTATGAACCTGGACAGTTTACCCGCTTACCCAATCGCTATTACACCTTTCGTTACGGCGGGATAGATTTTTTCGCACTGGATTCTAATACCTTTAATACACCGTCACCCTTGCCTGAAACTCAAGAGGGGGAAATTTACCGCCAGGAATTGCAAAAGCGTCGCCATGAAATCGATCGAGAAGAATTGCAGATTTTGAAAATATGCGATGGACTCAACCCAGATAAACCCACCGAAGCGGAACAACTCGATGAACTTAGCGCCAAATTAGACCAAATAAATGAGATCAAAATCGACATTGAGAAACAACTAGCATCTCAGAAAATGCCTGCGATCGACTTTGAACAACTTGAATGGTTGCGAAGCAGACTAATTGAATCTTGGAACACCTCAGAAGTGCGCGGACGCGTAATCTTTTTCCACCATCCCCCCTACGTCACAGAAGCTACCAAATGGAATCAGGCACAAACCTTGGCGGTTCGCCACCGCTTGCGCTGGGTGTTTGAACGAGTGGCAGAAACTCTTGGTTCTCTAATTAAAGAACGTCCCATAGTTGATTTGATTTTAAATGGTCACGCTCACTGTTTGGAGCATCTTTGCACAACTGATACCGGATTTGCTGACTCTCACATTAACTGCATTATCTCTGGTGGTAGTGGTCATCGTCCCCGTTATCAAAGGCGAGAGGGGACTGAATTGATGGAAACTTTTGCAGAAATTGCAGGTAAAACCACTCGAAAAGTTGCGGATTCAACGCTTTTTGTGGGGCGTCATGACTACAATTCCCAAAACCGACTACCTTACTCATGCGTGCGGATTGATGTTCTTGATGGTTGTCCGCCCAAGTTTATTATCAGACCACTAATTACTGAACGGGTTGAAGAAGAGTGGCATAATAGCGAACTTGAATCTTTTGTAATTTAAACGCGAATATATCCTAGTCTGGAATAGAGTTTTGATAATTTCAAATTATGGCAGGACACAGTAAATGGGCAAATATTAAGCGCCAAAAAGCCGTAGTAGATGCAAAAAAGGGAAAAACCTTTACTCAGTTATCCAGGGCGATTATCGTTGCTGCTAGAAGCGGAGTACCAGATCCGGCGCTGAATTTTCAACTTCGCACGGCAATTGACAAGGCAAAGGCTGCGAGTATCCCCAATGATAATATTGAACGAGCGATCGCTAAAGGTGCAGGTACTTTTGGCGGTGATAATGCTACCTTTGAAGCGATTCGCTACGAAGGTTACGGCCCCGGTGGTGTAGCGATTTTAATTGAAGCCCTCACAGATAATCGCAATCGCACGGCTGCTGACTTGCGTGTAGCTTTTAGCAAGAATGGTGGCAATCTTGGCGAAGTAGGTTGCGTTAGTTGGATGTTTTGACCAAAAAGGCGTTTGTGTAGTGCAGGATGTGGTTAACGAAGAACAGCTTTTAGAAGCATCCCTCGAAGGCGATGCCCAGTCTTATGAGATGACTGAAGATGAGATGGCTGAGGTATTTACTGACATTGGCAATTTAGAAACCCTTAGCCAGACACTCAAAGAGCAAGGTATTAAGGTAATTGATGCCGAATTGCGCTGGATTCCCAGTAATAGTGTAGAAGTTACCGAACCGGATCAGGCGCGATCGCTTTTCAAGCTAATTGATACTCTAGAAAGTTTGGATGATGTACAAAACGTCACAGCTAACTTTGAAATATCAGAAGAATTGATGACTTTGAGTATTTCTTAATCAAAATTAACGCAGGTATCATAGCCAAATATAGCGATTTTCATTTGAATGAGGCACAGGGTAGGTTAGCACTAAAACTTTTCAAAAATCCTCTAGGTTCTATCTCAATACGGTTCAGTTAAGGCTAAAACTCTGTTATCAAATTCAACTTTTTAACGAACCGCCAAGGCGCAGAGGACGCAGAGAGAAGAATGAGAAGGAAAAAATTGCTTAACTAACTGTATTGGGTTCTATCTGTATTTTATAGATATAAAATTAGACATGAAAGATTCATATCAATTACAAACTGATGACATATAGCTATTGGATAGTTAGATTGTTGATTACCTGATGAGGATTTCTAAGTGAATAAATTCGCTAAAGCTTTACTTTTGGCTTTGATTTTTGCTGCACCTCTAAGCGCTTTTGCATCTGAAGCTCAAGCTAAAACTGTCTATACTCATAACGTCGTAAAAAGTGCTAAAGTTCATCAGAATAAACATTATAAACATCACAAAAATCACAAGCATCATGCTAAAAATGTAGCTGTTAAAGCTCATAAATAGTTACTATTACTTGCAAAAGTTCTTAGTAACTCTCTAATCAAGTTGAGGATTTGGAGAGAAGTCCGAACGCCGGCTTCCAGCGTTCAGACTTCGACAATTTGGAATTAGAGCGTATTTCTACACAGGAGCAAGCTAGACGTAGCGTCTCATAGAGAAGCGATAATTAGATATTAAGCTTCTGGAATTTCTTTACCAACAACTTGTGATTTAAGAGTGGTGATTTCACTAGTTAACTCTTTCCTTGTTGAGGCTTTGAGTAAATAGCGGTAAACAAACCACGCAGAGTAGCCAATACCAATCAACTCAAAAGTAGGTGCTACCAAGGGAATATCATTCAAAGCATCTAATATTGCCAAGAGTACTTTAACCCCAACAATAGACCCCACAATTAAACCAAGTGTTACTAGGGGTTGCTTATATTGATTAAAAAAGCTTCCTAGATATTCTGGTAATGTTGCTAAAAACGTAGAAACTTGCTCTCCGTATTTTAGCCATTCGTCCTGAGACTGTGCAGGAGGCTGAAGTTTTGTGATGGTTCCCGTCTGGTTGTTGATTTCTGCCACTGTAGCCTCTTTGGATGCGGTTTCGGTAAATTCTTGTTCTGGCATTTTCACTCCCATTAATTTGACAGTTGAGTTTTTCTAATCTGGATAATTACAACCAAAAGGCTGTTGATTAGGTAATGCACAAGTGCATCAGTTCAATTGGGCTAAGGACACAAAAAGGTTATCGTGTCCTATAACCATAATTGCCTCGTAATAGCTACTGCATCAACTACAAGGTAGACAGTCAGTAGGAGGATAGAACTCAGAATGCAGCAAGATGTATTATAATCAACTTCCTGAGTTCTATTTTTGGAATCATCTGGAATCCTCAGGTTGTGATTATCCCATTCCGTGTCATTTGCTCATAATCGTACTAAATCTAAGTACAAATCATGCAAAAATATGTCTAGCTCTCATTTATATAAGGCTAGAAGCCGATTTTATCTGATATTAGAGTAATTTTCAGCCGCGATCGCCAATTAAACCATTCGTAATTGATATTAGTACGTAATAAAAGTTTTTATGTATTCATATAAACTAGACTTTTAACTTATTTTATGATATGAACGCTTGGGAGATGAGGGAAAAGTAATCAATACCCAATGCCCTATACCCCATACCCAACAAATGAGCAAACCTTTTGTTCTTTCCTGATTATATTACTTTTATAAGGAAGCATTAAGGTAGAGTAGTGGCGTACCTGATGGCAAGAATGCTATCAAGCGCATATTGAGGAAAATACTGTAGTAAGGAGAAGGCGGGACTTGAATGCAAGAAGTTATTCGTTGCTGCTGAAAAAAGTGAATCCTGTTCCCTAGCAGTAATTTTACTTATAGTTAGTGTAAGAAAAAACGCTGCCATAGCATAGGGCTATACTAATTATCTAATAAGCAATGATTTGCTCTTGCTATAAAACAAGATAATGTAGATGTTAATCACCAATTGAAGTGTTTCCACAAGTTAGGCTAATTTGATTATTTTTGCGGGAAGGCAAGGAGGTTTGAGAAATGCCAACTCAAAAGCCAACCCCTATTGACAGCAGTTCAGAAAGCAAAAAAGTGTCAGCCGAAGAGCCATCGACAGACGAACTACCGACTATAGAATTTCCCTCAAGAGGGAAGCTCAAAGCCAGTTCTTGGCGCATCCATCAAAAAATTGGCTATGGATACTTTGTAGCTATTGGAATTGGCTTTTTTGGCTCATTGACTGGCTTAGTGATCGCTAATTACTACCGGGGAAGGGAAGTCAGACAGTTCAATCAAGCTTATGAACAAGGACAATTACTCAGTAATTATAG encodes the following:
- a CDS encoding CAAD domain-containing protein, encoding MPEQEFTETASKEATVAEINNQTGTITKLQPPAQSQDEWLKYGEQVSTFLATLPEYLGSFFNQYKQPLVTLGLIVGSIVGVKVLLAILDALNDIPLVAPTFELIGIGYSAWFVYRYLLKASTRKELTSEITTLKSQVVGKEIPEA